A window of the Tunturibacter empetritectus genome harbors these coding sequences:
- a CDS encoding PDZ domain-containing protein: MKYRRSLGVVAGFVALAGTAGLQNSLVAQGLPFWSARTVLEGAMEGSSHKYAAQGYLGVEARDVNDDQVGSLRMKEARGAEIVSLDHDGPACKAGMRMHDVILQMNGQAIDGQEQFKRMLRDQPVGRTVSFVVSRDGQTMTMTMQMADRRTVGQQAWDQHYTVPAPGDGPSGAVRGGNSFMGASTSSGTTTIPKGHREMLAMNMILSSSYTGAQLEVMGPQLAGFFGAEGGAGLLVRSVDGNSPAEQAGLKAGDVVVRVNLIAVSSGTDWTKTIHDNRGRPVPVVVIRDKQEQTLTLTPDTKKRSCVLPGFGLEELFGETSQYTRELLAKL; the protein is encoded by the coding sequence ATGAAATACCGCAGGTCATTGGGAGTTGTGGCGGGGTTTGTGGCGCTGGCTGGGACGGCTGGTCTGCAGAACTCACTCGTGGCACAGGGTCTTCCTTTCTGGTCTGCGCGCACGGTGCTCGAAGGAGCGATGGAGGGCAGTTCGCATAAGTACGCGGCGCAGGGGTACCTCGGGGTGGAGGCACGCGACGTGAACGACGATCAGGTTGGTTCGCTTCGGATGAAAGAGGCGCGCGGGGCGGAGATTGTGAGCCTCGATCACGATGGGCCGGCATGCAAGGCAGGGATGCGGATGCATGATGTGATTCTGCAGATGAACGGCCAGGCGATCGACGGCCAGGAGCAGTTCAAGCGGATGCTGCGCGATCAGCCAGTGGGGCGGACGGTGAGCTTCGTGGTAAGCCGCGATGGGCAGACGATGACGATGACCATGCAGATGGCGGATCGGCGAACGGTGGGGCAGCAGGCTTGGGACCAGCACTACACAGTTCCGGCGCCGGGTGATGGACCTTCAGGGGCTGTGCGCGGTGGCAATAGTTTTATGGGCGCTTCAACATCGTCCGGCACAACAACGATTCCCAAGGGGCATCGCGAGATGCTGGCGATGAATATGATTCTGAGTTCGTCTTACACTGGCGCTCAGCTTGAGGTGATGGGGCCGCAGCTTGCGGGTTTTTTTGGCGCAGAGGGTGGAGCGGGGTTGCTGGTACGGAGCGTCGACGGCAACAGTCCGGCGGAGCAGGCTGGGTTGAAAGCGGGAGATGTGGTGGTGCGGGTTAACTTGATCGCGGTTTCGAGCGGAACCGATTGGACGAAGACGATCCACGACAACCGGGGCCGGCCGGTGCCGGTGGTGGTGATTCGTGACAAGCAGGAGCAGACGCTGACGCTGACGCCGGATACCAAGAAGCGCTCGTGTGTGCTTCCGGGGTTTGGGCTGGAGGAGTTGTTTGGCGAGACAAGCCAATATACCCGCGAACTGCTGGCCAAGTTGTAG
- a CDS encoding HEAT repeat domain-containing protein — MNYGELPDELAGGLEQHLTECEGCRAELEAFHMFEERLALLPVLEPSPNLLAQSRMRLDDELDMIEPHGFLTQLRTHFYRWLGHVQGAPALATLLLGVGFLAGNFTLRYQVAHAPKPQKPVIVTGPDEGVDKGVIANVTGIVQTPNSELVQVKYNRVVPETMEGSLDSPEIRNLLMVGTRAAGVAGADTVRKDSVALLTNECKSGHACQPTAVDGKEIRSALMVSLRYDQDAGVRMTALEGLQRFVGQDQHVRDAVLEAVMHDSDAQVRKTAIGLLEPVQSDSSVRQVLRTVSTQDANPYIRTASYNALQGSADIQ; from the coding sequence TTGAACTACGGCGAGCTGCCCGATGAGCTGGCTGGGGGACTGGAACAGCATCTGACCGAGTGCGAAGGTTGCCGCGCGGAGCTGGAGGCGTTCCATATGTTTGAAGAGCGGTTGGCGTTGCTGCCGGTGCTGGAGCCATCGCCGAATCTTCTGGCGCAATCGCGAATGCGGCTCGACGACGAGCTGGACATGATTGAGCCGCATGGGTTTCTTACTCAACTGAGGACACATTTTTATCGTTGGCTGGGGCATGTGCAAGGTGCGCCGGCGCTTGCGACGCTGCTTCTGGGAGTAGGGTTTCTGGCGGGAAACTTTACGCTGCGCTACCAGGTGGCTCATGCGCCGAAGCCTCAGAAGCCTGTGATTGTGACGGGTCCTGATGAAGGCGTGGATAAAGGCGTGATCGCGAATGTGACCGGGATTGTGCAGACGCCGAACTCGGAGCTGGTGCAGGTGAAGTACAACAGGGTGGTTCCCGAGACGATGGAAGGGTCGCTGGACAGCCCGGAGATCCGGAACCTGTTAATGGTGGGCACACGTGCCGCCGGCGTGGCTGGCGCCGATACAGTGCGGAAGGATTCGGTTGCGTTGCTGACGAACGAATGCAAGTCCGGGCATGCGTGTCAGCCGACCGCGGTAGACGGTAAAGAGATTCGCAGTGCGCTGATGGTGTCGCTGCGATATGACCAGGATGCCGGGGTTCGAATGACGGCGCTCGAGGGATTGCAGCGGTTTGTGGGACAGGATCAGCACGTCCGCGACGCGGTGCTCGAAGCTGTGATGCATGATTCAGATGCGCAGGTTCGGAAGACCGCGATTGGGTTGCTGGAGCCGGTCCAGTCAGACTCGAGCGTGCGGCAGGTGCTGCGAACGGTTTCGACGCAGGACGCCAACCCGTATATTCGGACAGCATCGTATAACGCGCTGCAGGGCTCCGCAGATATTCAGTAG
- a CDS encoding RNA polymerase sigma factor, with translation MAKAAAQPGTRNGGKLTQAQLDARAQQRTEDDELIREAQKGQRTAFDALVRRYDQSVLRLALHMLGNEQDAQDVHQEAFIKAYRHLGNFRFECSFYTWLYRIVTNLCLDQLRRRKSRREDPATVLDASGDEMDLMANITDDRAMANPGRELDRKVMSERIGEALSKLTPRERTVFELKHYQGLKLRTIGEMLSTTEETAKNTLFRATRKLRANLAELR, from the coding sequence ATGGCAAAAGCAGCGGCTCAACCTGGAACCCGGAACGGCGGCAAGCTGACGCAGGCGCAGCTCGATGCACGGGCGCAGCAGCGAACCGAAGACGACGAGTTGATTCGCGAGGCGCAGAAGGGCCAGCGAACGGCGTTCGACGCTTTGGTGCGGCGATATGACCAGTCTGTGCTTCGGCTGGCGCTGCATATGCTCGGTAATGAGCAGGATGCGCAGGATGTCCACCAAGAGGCCTTCATTAAGGCGTATCGCCACCTGGGGAACTTTCGGTTCGAGTGCAGCTTTTACACGTGGCTTTACCGGATTGTGACAAACCTTTGCCTGGACCAGTTGCGTCGGCGAAAGAGCCGCAGGGAGGATCCGGCGACGGTGCTGGATGCCAGTGGCGATGAGATGGACCTGATGGCCAATATCACCGACGACCGGGCTATGGCGAACCCTGGGCGGGAGCTGGACCGGAAGGTGATGAGTGAGCGGATCGGCGAGGCTTTGAGCAAGCTGACACCCAGGGAGCGAACGGTCTTCGAGCTGAAGCACTACCAGGGGCTGAAGCTGCGGACGATCGGGGAGATGTTGAGCACGACGGAAGAGACGGCTAAGAATACGCTGTTCCGGGCCACGCGAAAGCTGCGGGCTAATCTGGCGGAGCTTCGGTAG
- a CDS encoding ribonuclease HI family protein: MPPRPTAVPSLFPEAPSPNTPTPKKTDWINAHCDGGARGNPGPSGYGALIQDDHGNVLAELSEFLGLRTNNYAEYSGLLGCLQYALDHHHPRLRVVSDSELMVKQIQGKYKVNSPDLKPLWQEARSRIAKLEGFEISHALRHKNKDADRLANEAMDHGMRRGPATGSSASQPAPPPIKATPYPNKSDAPPNPYAKADTMLRGFTKDGVVHILGGATLPDGVFVKIIRE; encoded by the coding sequence ATGCCTCCCCGTCCGACCGCCGTCCCCAGCCTCTTCCCCGAAGCCCCCAGCCCAAATACGCCTACCCCGAAAAAGACCGACTGGATCAACGCCCACTGCGACGGCGGAGCCCGCGGCAACCCCGGCCCCTCCGGATACGGCGCTCTCATCCAGGACGACCACGGCAACGTCCTCGCCGAACTCTCCGAGTTCCTCGGGCTTCGCACCAACAACTACGCCGAGTACTCCGGACTCCTCGGCTGCCTGCAATACGCTCTCGACCACCACCACCCCCGCCTCCGCGTCGTCTCCGACTCCGAACTGATGGTCAAGCAGATCCAGGGCAAGTACAAGGTCAACTCCCCCGACCTCAAACCCCTCTGGCAGGAGGCCCGAAGCCGCATCGCCAAACTCGAAGGCTTCGAGATCTCCCACGCCCTCCGCCACAAAAACAAGGACGCCGACCGCCTCGCCAACGAAGCCATGGACCACGGAATGCGCCGAGGCCCAGCCACCGGCTCCAGCGCCAGCCAGCCCGCGCCACCACCCATCAAAGCCACCCCCTACCCAAACAAATCCGACGCCCCGCCAAACCCCTACGCCAAAGCCGACACCATGCTCCGCGGCTTCACCAAAGACGGCGTCGTCCACATCCTCGGCGGAGCCACCCTCCCCGACGGCGTCTTCGTAAAAATCATCCGCGAGTAA
- a CDS encoding OsmC family protein encodes MIAKTVWKKEMEFDGHSESGHHVVFDAGAAHANGPTPMEAVLMALCACTSVDIMSILQKMREPLTSLTVSATAEQAAEPPRVFTRIGLVYCVGGAVSKKAAEDAVALSKNKYCSVSKMLEKAVQIDFTIEYASTTV; translated from the coding sequence ATGATTGCCAAAACGGTTTGGAAAAAGGAGATGGAATTTGATGGGCACTCCGAAAGTGGTCATCATGTCGTTTTCGACGCCGGAGCTGCGCACGCCAACGGCCCTACCCCTATGGAGGCGGTTCTGATGGCCCTTTGCGCCTGCACCTCCGTCGACATAATGTCTATCCTGCAAAAGATGCGCGAGCCTCTGACAAGCCTTACTGTATCTGCAACTGCTGAACAGGCCGCTGAGCCGCCCCGTGTCTTTACACGGATCGGTTTGGTCTATTGCGTTGGTGGTGCTGTCTCAAAAAAGGCCGCCGAAGACGCAGTCGCACTCTCCAAGAACAAGTACTGTTCGGTCTCGAAGATGCTTGAAAAAGCCGTCCAGATCGACTTCACCATCGAATACGCAAGCACGACCGTCTGA
- a CDS encoding MarR family winged helix-turn-helix transcriptional regulator: MRIEAFLRQSPIFQASRIARRMEISLNLILRDERLTLFEALMLAAIFFEEKGGIKPSDLAETFQTTRGNVSHCVSSLEAKGLVRRRIDEDDARSFRLVLQPMGKRRAARVAGIFDRMQTHFEENVGEAKLAGMLEQMRVVEELCLHLAEAAGERGR; this comes from the coding sequence TTGAGGATTGAAGCGTTTTTGCGGCAGAGCCCGATCTTTCAGGCGAGCCGGATCGCTCGGAGGATGGAGATCTCGCTGAATTTGATTCTGCGGGATGAGAGACTGACCTTGTTTGAGGCATTGATGCTGGCTGCTATCTTCTTTGAGGAAAAGGGCGGCATTAAGCCTTCGGACCTGGCGGAGACGTTTCAGACGACTCGGGGGAATGTGAGCCATTGTGTCTCATCGCTTGAGGCGAAGGGATTAGTGCGGCGGCGGATCGATGAGGACGACGCACGGTCGTTCCGGTTGGTTCTACAACCGATGGGCAAGAGGCGTGCCGCGCGAGTAGCGGGAATCTTCGATCGCATGCAGACTCACTTTGAGGAGAATGTGGGGGAGGCAAAGCTGGCGGGGATGTTGGAACAGATGCGTGTCGTGGAGGAGTTGTGCTTGCATTTGGCCGAAGCGGCTGGCGAGCGAGGACGGTGA
- a CDS encoding TonB-dependent receptor plug domain-containing protein, whose protein sequence is MKICPAHLPLLFCLSVAIAQQPQQANSTQLQTKLAPIAESITVTTTLEPLPLAENDRAVNLLSPRDQPLVSNSVVDLLRQDPSLNLQARAANGVQADLSLRGTTFEQSLILLNGLRINDPETGHLNLDLPIPLNAVTRIDILHGSGSTFYGSDAIGGAVNLLTQSPAPGLAIVASAGAGSFYSIEQHLRASYTRGPIAEQLTGSRDTSDGFIPDRNYSSNALASETWLTLKPGTTDILLAASDRPYGANLFYGPYDSWERTKGWFASIQQQLGQRTAASYGYRRHSDLFVLFADQPQIYENNHITTSYEAALRRADNLTPNTTLSYGLEADGDSIRSNSLGKHARNQGAGYANLSLRAFSNRYLARFSLSLGARDEVLSSNGNVFSPSIATAYTLTHTVRLRASAGHGFRLPTYIDLYYADPTTIGNPNLKPESSWSYEAGLDWTPNNGRLTLTATTFRLQQKDTIDYSKLSLATPALTFAEPYQAVNIQNLNITGAETTLRLRLTQTQNLQFSYSGAHAASPPPNLISEYAYNYAAQNAVFAWNGTLPGSIFGRAGRQINARTQFNVVQRTQHTAYPLWDIALSRNTGRIRPYLRLLDLSNTGYQEIPQVPMQGRTILAGTEFNWTTLHH, encoded by the coding sequence ATGAAAATTTGCCCAGCACATCTTCCCCTACTCTTCTGCCTGAGCGTGGCCATCGCCCAGCAGCCCCAGCAAGCCAACTCCACCCAGCTCCAAACAAAACTCGCCCCCATCGCCGAAAGCATTACCGTCACCACCACCCTCGAACCCCTGCCTCTCGCCGAGAACGACCGCGCTGTCAATCTCCTCTCCCCACGCGACCAGCCTCTCGTCTCAAACTCCGTCGTAGACCTCCTCCGCCAGGACCCGTCCCTCAACCTCCAGGCCCGCGCGGCCAACGGCGTTCAGGCCGACCTCTCCCTTCGCGGCACCACCTTCGAGCAGTCCCTCATACTCCTCAACGGCCTCCGCATCAACGACCCCGAGACCGGCCACCTCAATCTCGACCTCCCCATCCCCCTCAACGCCGTCACCAGAATCGACATCCTCCACGGCTCTGGCTCCACCTTCTACGGCTCCGACGCCATCGGGGGCGCCGTCAACCTCCTCACCCAATCCCCCGCCCCCGGCCTCGCCATCGTAGCCAGCGCAGGAGCAGGCAGCTTTTACTCCATCGAGCAGCACCTCCGCGCCTCCTACACTCGCGGCCCCATCGCCGAGCAGCTCACCGGCAGCCGCGACACCTCCGACGGCTTCATTCCCGACCGCAACTACAGCAGCAACGCGTTGGCTTCCGAGACCTGGCTCACCCTAAAACCCGGCACCACCGACATCCTCCTCGCCGCCAGCGACCGCCCCTACGGAGCCAACCTCTTCTACGGCCCCTACGACTCATGGGAGCGCACCAAGGGCTGGTTCGCCAGCATCCAGCAACAGCTAGGCCAGCGCACCGCCGCCAGCTACGGCTACCGCCGCCACTCCGACCTCTTCGTCCTCTTCGCCGACCAGCCCCAGATCTACGAAAACAACCACATCACCACCAGCTACGAAGCTGCCCTGCGCCGCGCCGACAACCTCACCCCCAACACCACCCTCTCCTACGGCCTCGAAGCCGACGGCGACTCCATCCGCTCCAACTCGCTCGGCAAACACGCCCGCAATCAGGGCGCAGGCTACGCCAACCTCAGCCTCCGCGCCTTTTCTAATCGATATTTAGCTCGCTTCTCCCTCTCCCTCGGAGCACGCGACGAAGTCCTCTCCAGCAACGGCAACGTCTTTTCCCCCTCGATAGCCACCGCCTACACCCTCACTCACACGGTCCGCCTCCGAGCCTCCGCCGGCCACGGCTTCCGCCTCCCCACATACATCGATCTCTACTACGCCGACCCCACCACCATCGGCAACCCCAACCTCAAACCCGAGTCCTCGTGGAGCTACGAGGCCGGTCTCGACTGGACTCCGAACAACGGACGCCTAACCCTTACCGCGACCACCTTCCGCCTCCAGCAAAAAGACACCATCGACTACTCCAAACTCTCCCTCGCCACCCCAGCCCTCACCTTCGCCGAACCCTACCAGGCCGTCAACATCCAGAACCTCAACATCACCGGAGCCGAGACCACACTCCGCCTCCGCCTCACACAAACTCAGAACCTGCAGTTCAGCTACTCAGGAGCCCACGCCGCATCCCCACCGCCAAACCTCATCTCCGAGTACGCCTACAACTACGCCGCACAAAACGCCGTCTTCGCCTGGAACGGAACCCTGCCCGGCTCAATCTTCGGACGCGCAGGCCGCCAGATCAACGCCCGCACCCAGTTCAACGTCGTCCAGCGCACCCAGCACACCGCCTACCCGCTCTGGGACATCGCCCTCTCCCGCAACACCGGCCGCATCCGCCCTTATCTGCGCCTGCTCGACCTTAGCAACACCGGCTATCAGGAGATCCCGCAAGTTCCCATGCAAGGCCGTACCATCCTCGCCGGCACCGAGTTCAACTGGACTACTTTGCACCATTAG
- a CDS encoding GatB/YqeY domain-containing protein, producing the protein MTIGEKIQTDIVVAMKAKDEHKLTTLRMVKSALRNKEIDKREKLTDAEESQILTTLIKQRRESVESFTKGGRPELAEKEQTEIGMIEGYLPQAAGEDVIRGVVLGAIDSLTVDGKRPGPKDMGPLMRVVQQRILADGLRADGKLVSEMVKTELAK; encoded by the coding sequence ATGACAATTGGCGAGAAGATTCAGACAGATATTGTGGTGGCAATGAAGGCGAAGGATGAGCATAAGCTGACGACGCTGCGGATGGTGAAGTCTGCGCTGAGGAATAAAGAGATCGACAAGCGCGAGAAGCTGACCGATGCTGAGGAGTCGCAGATCCTGACGACGCTGATCAAGCAGCGTAGAGAGTCCGTGGAGTCGTTCACCAAGGGCGGACGGCCGGAGCTGGCGGAGAAGGAACAGACGGAGATTGGGATGATCGAGGGCTATCTGCCGCAGGCCGCGGGCGAGGATGTGATTCGCGGCGTGGTGCTGGGTGCGATCGATTCATTGACGGTGGATGGGAAACGACCGGGGCCGAAGGATATGGGCCCGCTGATGCGGGTGGTGCAGCAGCGGATACTGGCGGATGGCCTGCGAGCGGATGGGAAGCTGGTGAGCGAGATGGTGAAGACGGAGCTGGCGAAGTAG
- a CDS encoding pyridoxal-phosphate-dependent aminotransferase family protein, producing the protein MIRKTRLFTPGPTPLLPAAQFAMAAADIHHRTPEFRAMYTRVLSQLKEFVGTKNDVIILSSSGSGAMEAAVSNLTSPGDRVLVLTAGKFGERWTGITKAFGCHVDVVSAPYGSTFSLDEVKANLHLETRAVFVQATESSTGVRHDIEAIAKLLKQEKSEALLIVDGITGLGTSHLDMDGWGIDVLIGGSQKAVMIPPGLSYLAVSARAWDRMEATYNPRYYFDLRKERKNAAKGESAYTPSVALIAALGAALNYIAAQAATPEKPEGDLAEGRKKLVDNAITCAAMTRAAATALGLKLFAPEGYEAAAATAIVAPEGSDSGTLVKGLKSQFGAIVTDGQGEMKGQLFRIAHIGFFDYMDTIAILGALEQVIHKTKFPAPNFTFGKGLIAAQTFFAEHAK; encoded by the coding sequence ATGATCCGCAAAACTCGCCTCTTCACCCCAGGCCCGACCCCCCTACTCCCCGCCGCCCAGTTCGCCATGGCTGCGGCCGATATCCACCACCGCACGCCCGAGTTCCGTGCCATGTATACCCGCGTCCTCTCCCAGCTCAAAGAGTTCGTCGGCACCAAGAACGACGTCATCATCCTCTCGAGCAGCGGCTCGGGCGCCATGGAAGCCGCCGTCTCCAACCTGACATCACCTGGAGATCGCGTGCTGGTGTTGACAGCCGGCAAGTTCGGCGAGCGCTGGACCGGCATCACAAAGGCCTTCGGCTGCCACGTCGACGTCGTCAGCGCCCCCTACGGCAGCACCTTCTCCCTCGACGAAGTGAAAGCCAATCTCCACCTCGAAACCCGCGCCGTCTTTGTCCAGGCCACCGAGTCCTCCACCGGCGTCCGTCACGACATCGAGGCCATCGCCAAGCTCCTCAAGCAGGAAAAATCCGAAGCTCTCCTCATCGTCGACGGCATCACCGGCCTCGGCACCTCGCACCTCGATATGGACGGCTGGGGCATCGACGTCCTCATCGGCGGCTCGCAAAAAGCCGTCATGATTCCCCCCGGCCTCAGCTACCTCGCCGTCAGCGCCCGCGCCTGGGACCGCATGGAGGCCACCTACAACCCGCGCTACTACTTCGACCTCCGCAAAGAGCGCAAGAACGCCGCCAAGGGCGAGTCCGCCTACACACCCTCCGTCGCGCTCATCGCCGCTCTGGGCGCAGCGTTGAACTACATCGCCGCACAAGCCGCCACACCCGAAAAACCAGAGGGCGATCTAGCCGAAGGCCGCAAGAAGCTGGTCGACAACGCGATCACCTGCGCCGCCATGACCCGCGCCGCAGCCACCGCACTCGGCCTAAAACTCTTCGCCCCCGAAGGCTACGAAGCCGCAGCCGCCACCGCCATCGTAGCCCCCGAAGGCTCGGACTCCGGCACGCTGGTCAAAGGCCTCAAGTCGCAGTTCGGTGCCATCGTCACCGACGGCCAGGGCGAGATGAAGGGCCAGCTCTTCCGCATCGCCCACATCGGCTTCTTCGACTACATGGACACCATCGCCATCCTCGGTGCCCTCGAACAAGTCATCCACAAAACCAAGTTTCCCGCCCCCAACTTCACCTTCGGCAAAGGCCTCATCGCCGCCCAAACCTTCTTCGCCGAACACGCCAAATAA
- a CDS encoding DUF3863 domain-containing protein, giving the protein MATDDVYSRREFLIGAAGAAVSGALKAQSAMALGASTSALRGRFLTHVSVVRVNQIEVTPSRSIGEDEATDNSPAHIRSRREAFARGCPEGRMTWAVSWLALNDSRQEYKDARRLLASYHDRYGDEVTFIPGGYFAPMYDTRAHNRETIHKALGLISSMVGGGYRPQCIVAGFLDAENQRYLATEEGIHVCQGQIWSQHGIDHGDGDGGICYPYYPSREHYLKPAQDAADFIDCVCLDGWTCDFLTARREGFEGGFNSRLGVGPIEAVGNLGTAAGRKEMLDTTAVHFDRGHALNGFGWVTGIWEVSVGHDEDLTYWLQAVRDRWPDTSVLTEGEFGLKWREHTPSNASLNYQFDARGTGAPGSEKELEIEWYMNREFRLALLRNWTKNEAPMVIDFTRYDLPTQEPQTLQREWSLMNVLNQKGTRPQDKPQRLGQLTAEDQRQIFERYPNLNDGR; this is encoded by the coding sequence ATGGCAACGGACGACGTTTATAGCAGACGAGAGTTCCTGATCGGTGCCGCCGGCGCTGCGGTCTCAGGCGCGCTCAAGGCGCAGAGCGCGATGGCGTTGGGGGCGAGCACTTCTGCTCTACGCGGACGATTCCTGACCCATGTCTCAGTGGTGCGCGTTAATCAGATCGAGGTGACGCCGAGTCGTTCGATCGGAGAAGACGAAGCTACGGACAACAGCCCGGCCCATATTCGTTCGCGAAGAGAAGCGTTTGCCAGAGGGTGCCCGGAAGGACGGATGACGTGGGCGGTAAGTTGGCTGGCCTTGAACGACAGCCGGCAGGAGTACAAAGACGCGCGCCGCCTTCTGGCGTCGTATCACGATCGGTATGGCGACGAGGTCACCTTCATTCCGGGCGGCTACTTTGCACCCATGTATGACACGCGAGCGCATAACCGGGAGACGATTCACAAGGCGTTGGGCTTGATCTCTAGCATGGTGGGCGGCGGATATCGTCCGCAGTGCATCGTCGCGGGCTTCCTGGATGCGGAGAACCAGAGATACCTGGCCACGGAAGAAGGCATTCATGTTTGCCAAGGGCAGATCTGGAGCCAGCACGGCATCGACCACGGTGATGGCGATGGTGGCATCTGCTATCCGTACTATCCAAGCCGCGAGCACTATCTGAAACCGGCACAGGATGCGGCCGACTTCATCGACTGCGTCTGCCTGGATGGCTGGACCTGCGACTTTCTAACGGCACGGCGGGAGGGCTTCGAGGGCGGGTTCAACAGCCGATTGGGCGTGGGTCCAATCGAAGCTGTAGGAAATCTCGGGACGGCAGCGGGCCGTAAGGAGATGCTGGACACCACGGCGGTGCACTTTGACCGAGGCCACGCTCTGAATGGATTTGGCTGGGTTACAGGGATCTGGGAGGTGTCGGTTGGGCACGACGAGGATCTGACCTACTGGCTACAGGCCGTGAGGGACAGGTGGCCCGACACGAGCGTATTGACCGAGGGTGAATTCGGCCTGAAGTGGCGTGAGCACACGCCCAGCAATGCTTCGTTGAACTATCAGTTCGATGCGCGAGGAACCGGCGCGCCGGGTTCGGAAAAAGAGTTGGAGATCGAGTGGTACATGAATCGCGAGTTTCGTTTGGCGCTGCTGCGGAACTGGACAAAAAACGAAGCACCGATGGTCATCGACTTTACTCGCTACGACTTACCGACGCAGGAGCCGCAAACTTTGCAGCGGGAGTGGAGCTTGATGAATGTGCTGAATCAGAAAGGCACGCGGCCGCAGGATAAGCCCCAGCGGCTGGGACAGTTGACAGCGGAGGACCAGCGACAGATATTTGAGCGGTATCCGAATTTGAACGATGGGAGGTAA
- a CDS encoding glutaminyl-peptide cyclotransferase, producing MLHKLCLLFALTLPCAAAPIYGYKIIAKYPHSTDSYTEGFFYLNGLFYEGIGLNGHSGIVVTQPETGIPVQRFDLPSKYFGEGIIDWGPDLLQWTWQSHTGFVLDRFSLRIVSQFHYDGEGWGITRSAKELITSDGTATLRFRNPDTFDETRHIVVKDGPKTIDQLNELEYIKGEIYANVWHSDRIARISPIDGHVIAWINLTGLLLEDQRVNAESVLNGIAYDAKKDRLFVTGKQWPTVFEIKIIPKSK from the coding sequence ATGCTCCACAAACTCTGTCTTCTCTTCGCCCTCACCCTACCCTGTGCCGCCGCTCCCATCTATGGCTACAAAATCATCGCCAAATATCCGCACTCCACCGACAGCTACACCGAAGGCTTCTTCTACCTCAACGGTCTCTTCTACGAGGGCATCGGCCTCAACGGCCACTCTGGCATAGTCGTGACGCAGCCCGAGACCGGCATCCCGGTTCAGCGTTTCGATCTACCCTCGAAGTATTTTGGCGAAGGCATCATCGACTGGGGCCCGGACCTCCTGCAATGGACCTGGCAATCCCACACTGGTTTTGTGCTCGATCGCTTCTCCCTGCGCATTGTGAGCCAGTTTCACTACGACGGCGAGGGCTGGGGCATCACTCGCAGCGCAAAGGAGCTCATCACCAGCGACGGCACCGCCACCCTTCGCTTCCGCAACCCCGACACCTTCGACGAGACCCGCCACATCGTCGTCAAAGACGGCCCCAAAACCATCGACCAGTTAAATGAACTCGAGTACATCAAAGGCGAGATCTACGCCAATGTCTGGCACTCTGACCGCATCGCCCGCATCTCGCCGATCGACGGACACGTCATCGCGTGGATCAACCTCACAGGTCTCCTCCTCGAGGACCAGCGCGTCAACGCCGAGTCCGTCCTCAACGGCATCGCCTACGACGCAAAGAAAGACCGCCTCTTCGTCACCGGCAAGCAATGGCCCACAGTCTTCGAGATAAAAATCATCCCAAAATCAAAGTAG